The following nucleotide sequence is from Zingiber officinale cultivar Zhangliang chromosome 10A, Zo_v1.1, whole genome shotgun sequence.
ATAGCTGATTTCAGACAGCAGAAGATAGGAACGAGGAAATAGGATATATCCTTCTTATATATGCTTTTACAGTCCAACAAAATAGACCAATTTCAAGTGTCCCTGCATACTAAAACTATTCTAATTTTCTTTGTAGAATACTAAAATCTGGACACGGTCTGGTCCAAAATTAGAACTAGTATAAGAATAATTATATGCAATCCACATAAAATTCAACCTTTTCAACAGTGTCGCATATTGCATAATTATTAATTTGTTTTGACAAAACAATTCAATTGTCTGCTGTACATTCGAATTGAAAATATACAAATAAAGCAAACACATAAGCCCATTTGCATCCTAAACTAAAATAGTTAATGATAGTGAATCACTAATAGACATAAACGCTTCACTGTTTTCTGTGATCTACAACTGACCACATACTTTTTTCAGATTGGTCTTAAACTACTTCAATGTCAAGTTGGAGGTTGCTTTTTTTCCCTTCAAGTGGTTGAAAGGTTTCATCTCATCAAAGCCAAATGAACTTTGTTTGCAAGGAAAGAGATCATCGTagaaaaataattgaattttttttcataatcatTATATTTGTTTATGTCCATATTCAAAAAAAAGGAACAAAGAAAGAATATGCTTTCGAGATGTATTAGATAATGTCAGGTGCACTATATATTGCATTCTAGTTTCCAATTGATTTCTTACTGTTATAATATGTCCAAAAGTCAGAATTTAATAAGAAGTTTGTATTATGGAAATATCTTTTTAACCTGACAGGTAGCCTTGTGTTTCCAAGCACCTTAACATTCTCTACCCGGTGGGAAACCTCAAGCATGGGAAGACTACGCGTTAGGCACATGACCCCAAGTATGGCATAGAACagttaaatttatattaatcGTTTGCATAACATCAATTAAGAGCTTAACTTAAAAGGAAAACACCCATACCTGATTGTGAATGTTTCAATTTGTAAGCCACtcaaacaaaaaaatagaaaaacatttTCATTTCAGCACCATCTATCTTTGCAAAATAAGAGGTGAGATACATAAATGAAAAAAATGGTCTTCCACAAGAAAAGAACTAGACAAGAAAAATTGGAGAAAGTAGTTAATCAGTTCTATAGTCTATGCATATTATATAGGCATCTACAAGATTAAACTTCTTACTTCACTGCTGGTTCTGAAAAACTTTTTCCAGGCTGCCTCTGCCGAAGGGTGTGCAGATCTCCTCCTGGACAGTACTCCATCACCAAACAAGAAAATTTTTCTGTCTCGAAGTTGGTATACAATGTAGGAAGAAAGGGGTGATCGAGGCTTTGCAATATCTCCCTCTCTGTTTGTGCTCTAAGCAACTTTTTACGATTAGCAAGTGAAACTTTGTCCATAACCTTCATAGCAAAATAGCATTTGGTTCCACTCAATTCTGACAAGTAGACAGTGCCTATATCACCACAGCCCAATCTCTTAAGCAACCTGAAATGATTTAAACCAAGAACACCCTCTCTGGCACGGATTGCCTGGATTGATTCCCATCTTAAATCATTTGCTTTATGAGGCTTGTTAATGTTGCTACCCATGCTGCTGCAACTGCTTTCGTCACTGGCATCACTGCTTGTACTAGCCTTGCACAAGCTACTCTTGCCACTCTCAGCTTGATCACTGACCTTAGCGCTTGCACCGGTGTTTCTTAAATTGCTACTTCCATTACTGACTTTCGCTGAAATCGTGTTATCTTTTGCATTGTCCTGCTCCAAGATTTCCTTCTCCACATCTCTAGTTTCTTTCAAAGTTGGAGCCTTGTTTGACTGTAACAATTCTACAGATGTACCTTGTCCACTTAATCGTTTCATAGAACTAGATGATTGATCCAAGTCACTACCTATTGGAAGTTTGGAGACATTTGCAGGAATTTCATCAACAAAAGGGTCATCAGGGCCCTTTTTATGACCCTCTAAGACCACAGCATCTCCATCTGCTGCAGTGTGCTCCTGAACTTTCAGTAATGTGATTGGTAATCCAGGTTCTGGTTTTCTGGACTGAGGTATATACAAAGGTGGATGTTGTCGAGAAGCTGATTCAGTAAATTGGCTGCTAGACATATTACGCTGCTGTTCAGGTGAGGGTTTGAGTGGTCTTAGATTCACTTAAATTTACCAGATGATTCTACATGTATTTGCTTAACCAATGTTGCATAAACTTGTTATGAAGTGACTGGCAAGGTAATGGAATCTAAAATCATCAGTAACTGGCACAATAACAGAACAAGCTATCAAGTCACCTTTGCCAGCTTGATTATACTAGGAAAAATAAGAAGTTTTCatgtattaataaaaagatcatAATCTATTAACATAAAGGAACGATATTGAGCAGATAACATATAAGACGATCAGAATACAATTTAAGGAGACTTATTAAGCAACACAAAATAGGGTGCAAATTGTAAGGAAAAAAAGACAGCTACCAAAGCTTCGATTGACAAAAGGTTAGATACATCTTGAAGAAagtaaacaaattgaaaatccAGAACAATAGAAGTAAAATAGCATGAAGAATAAACAACTTTTTTTTTGGACGAAATCCACTTGAAGGAAGCAACAGCGACGACTTCAGCATGCAGATCAAGTCCTACCAAAAGGAATTCATAAAAGGCGACAGcgtttgtgaaaaaaaaaatgaatcttTTCCTTCGAGAAGAGAAGGCGGACCAGAGCACGAATATCACGTAGAAAACCAGACACAAGACTAagaaataaatcaaaatcaaatcgtCGATTCATGATTCTCCAAGTACCACGCAAAAACCTTATTACAAATGAATAAGTCCAGATCACGAAACAGCATCAAAATCCAAATCTTTCCGCGAGCAAATGCAACCGCACTCGACGCAAGAGGGGAACTGGATCTCACAACCATCGACAGGAAACCATAAAATGCCAATCCCATCAAGTTTCCTAACCTATGCCCCCCCCAAACCCTAACGAAGATCAAAGCACCCTaccaattctttaaaaaaaaaaacaggaaaAAAAACACACGCCGAGAAGCTGAAGAAGAGTACCTGACTGGGAGAAGAACAATTATTGGTCGATTCTGGCAAGAAGACTCAGTTTACTTGCAGTCGTCCTTGTGAAGCGTCCGCAAGGAGACGGGAGGTCGACTTCGAGTCCACAAAGCAAAAGATAAGAAAGCTGATGCGAAAGCAGGTCCCCCTTCCCATTGGCCATTGCAATTAACTGCCTTTTATTCAATTCCAACAAGAAAAACaacgattttttaaataataataataataattaacacCAAATTCAACTTTTTCCtcagcattgaataaaaaaaattattctacaCTCTGCATGCATGTAAATTTTTGTTTATTTGAACTCCTTACTatattttaatttacttaattatttttatttttagataaaaaaaaattaaaataaaacataatttattctaaattaatattattttttaattagaaTGACTCAATCAATTCAGTATAAgtcaatcaattaatacaaactctaaattagaagaaaaaaatatcGTACTAAGTTGAATAGAAAATATAATCGATTTTAATTAAATAGTActgaatttaaaaagaattatattttttttataccttTTTTTATtcctaaaaaataataaaaaattttgttccctcataataaataaaaaaaaaatcatatttaatttgataaaaaatatattagattttaatttaaatatattaaatttagaaaaaattatatttactTTCAAACTCTTATAGGGAAATTAGGTAATTGAGTTTAGTGTTAGGGAGTTTAGGGtactttaattttatataaaaataataaacaaaaattaaataaatcctTGATTCGTGAATGAAGCAAGAGGACAAGAAGAGAAGTATGGGGAGAGTTCCTTTCTATAAGAAAAGTTAACAACGACACCTACTTTGTAAATTTgcaaattttaagttaatgcTGAAAAAAATAGTAGAATAAATTAGTAATTAAATTATATGTTGATATATCAAAGTCAATGGAAATGGGCTGTCGCGCAAAGTGGTCCTCATGGATCAAAAGCATGGTCAAAGGCCTCATGGTGACCAGGATTGATGGCGAGATCACAACGTAAATGACAAAATGTGTGTCGGATCCATTGCGTATCTAATTGGACCAAATCCAAAGTAGGATTTGATTAATGATGGTCTCTCGATCTCCATGGGTGGAGGGTAGTAAGCCACTAGGCAAATgcatttgatcatcaattttctcttcttatctctttgcttttataattttatttttatttcgcATTCAAATATGGTTGCGTGGTATAAATTGCATTTATTCGATGTATTTATGGATTATAATGAGCCTTGAATGACATCGTAGAGAAATACATTATGTGATGTTTGTGCATCATACTGTTTGTTTCTCTGGTACCACATATTTCGTAGTCATCCCAACCAGATGGCTTGTGCATCTCTCGTGGTGTGACTAGTGTTGACAAATAGTTGCATCGAGCTCTATCCTCATGTCGCTCGATGCTCGGACTAAGATTTTGTCGCTTCACCCAACCATGTTGCTAGCTTGCTGCTCCATCATGCGCGGCGGCCACTTGGGCAGTGACACGTGCCCGTAACTTGCCGGTTAGCCAAGTTCACCGAACCCATCTGGTGGTGTCGACCGAATATCACTCACAACTT
It contains:
- the LOC122027811 gene encoding serine/threonine-protein kinase D6PK-like; its protein translation is MSSSQFTESASRQHPPLYIPQSRKPEPGLPITLLKVQEHTAADGDAVVLEGHKKGPDDPFVDEIPANVSKLPIGSDLDQSSSSMKRLSGQGTSVELLQSNKAPTLKETRDVEKEILEQDNAKDNTISAKVSNGSSNLRNTGASAKVSDQAESGKSSLCKASTSSDASDESSCSSMGSNINKPHKANDLRWESIQAIRAREGVLGLNHFRLLKRLGCGDIGTVYLSELSGTKCYFAMKVMDKVSLANRKKLLRAQTEREILQSLDHPFLPTLYTNFETEKFSCLVMEYCPGGDLHTLRQRQPGKSFSEPAVKFYVAEVLLCLEYLHMLGIIYRDLKPENVLVREDGHIMLSDFDLSLRCAVSPTLIKSSNPASESKRNNPAFCIQPSCTEPSCIQPTCAAPTTCFSPRLFSSKSKSRKQKLEIGNQISPLPELMAEPTDARSMSFVGTHEYLAPEIIKGEGHGSAVDWWTFGIFLYELLFGKTPFKGSGNRATLFNVIGQPLRFPESPIVSFSARDLIRGLLVKEPQHRLAYKRGATEIKQHPFFEGVNWALIRCASPPDVPKPIEIGQHNGAGASTSQKAKPTSEKASDNYLEFDFF